A stretch of Salarias fasciatus chromosome 23, fSalaFa1.1, whole genome shotgun sequence DNA encodes these proteins:
- the mylk4b gene encoding myosin light chain kinase 2, skeletal/cardiac muscle yields MSSSLVNSLAKVYDPNPLHGQKTVGRKLSMNGSEKSQSAAAAAAAASSSSSSSFPVDAALRSVESRMDSLSSQMERLLSMQHTVLTRLDGLSQDVTGMGRDLASLREEGQSRRRSSGMEAACRELRGAVERAGERLDSQGRRLEGVERLVEGTQQVISFIGEVVKSSRLVELLFRQPSSKVNKKAKDDKDKSKLSLKGLKTQKKRKPQDTSDVSSPSEPALQEQVEKLNRQNTEHSYANAEADGQRREEPGSQAHLILDGPHASASASAAAAAPSHDRKEEAKERSDEEDERDVFQDSETEEEERKEEEEEEGGKAEDDEKKRHKGKAGEASTDVCKTSLLPQESSEEVGDVATCSKRRVTEEDLVKDDLKKSRVEDSEVKQAEEVQQEEAGTQASKPEDAKTDAEEEAKEAESTMTEFVIDSSPPPLAPFDHRIVTPKPHQIATYYTINRDEVLGGGRFGQVHKCMENSSGLTLAAKIIKARSQKEKEVVRNEIQVMNQLNHANLIQLYAAFESRHDIILVMEYVEGGELFDRIIDENYNLTELDTVLFIRQICEGLQYMHKMYILHLDLKPENILCVSRATNKIKIIDFGLARRYKPREKLRVNFGTPEFLAPEVINYEFVSFPTDMWSLGVITYMLLSGLSPFLGDDDNETLNNILACQWNFEEEEFTDISDEAKDFITRLLVKSKSWRMSAAESLRHPWLSDRSLHYRLNLKKNKCHSTHAPPPES; encoded by the exons ATGAGCTCCAGCCTCGTCAACTCTTTGGCCAAAGTTTATGATCCCAATCCTCTCCACGGTCAGAAGACGGTTGGAAGGAAGCTCTCGATGAATGGATCGGAAAAgtctcagtctgctgctgccgcagcggcggcggcctcctCATCGTCGTCCTCTTCCTTTCCCGTCGACGCTGCCCTGCGGAGCGTGGAGAGCCGGATGGACTCCCTGAGCTCTCAGATGGAGCGCCTCCTCAGCATGCAGCACACCGTCCTGACCCGGCTGGACGGCCTCTCCCAGGACGTGACGGGCATGGGCCGGGACCTGGCCTCCCTGCGCGAGGAGGGCCAGAGCAGGAGGCGCAGCTCGGGGATGGAGGCGGCGTGCAGGGAGCTGCGCGGGGCCGTGGAGAGGGCGGGCGAGCGCCTGGACAGCCAGGGCCGAAGGCTGGAGGGGGTGGAGAGGCTGGTGGAGGGCACCCAGCAGGTCATCAGCTTCATCGGGGAGGTGGTGAAGAGCTCCAGGCTGGTGGAGCTCCTGTTCAGACAGCCCTCGAGCAAAGTCAACAAGAAG GCAAAGGATGACAAGGACAAATCCAAGCTGAGCCTGAAGGGCCTGAAAAcccagaagaagaggaaaccTCAGGACACATCAG ACGTCTCCTCACCCAGTGAGCCAGCGCTGCAGGAACAGGTGGAAAAACTCAACCGGCAGAACACCGAGCACTCCTACGCCAACGCCGAGGCCGACggccagaggagggaggagccgGGGAGCCAGGCGCACCTGATCCTGGACGGACCGcacgcctccgcctccgcctccgccgccgccgccgccccgtcACAcgacaggaaggaggaggccAAGGAAAGGTCGGACGAGGAAGACGAGCGGGATGTGTTCCAGGACTcagagactgaggaggaggagcgcaaagaagaggaagaagaggagggcgGAAAAGCAGAGGATGATGAGAAGAAAAGACATAAAGGAAAAGCAGGGGAGGCATCAACGGATGTGTGCAAGACATCTCTTCTGCCGCAGGAAAG CTCTGAGGAGGTGGGCGACGTTGCCACCTGCAGCAAACGTCGAGTCACGGAGGAGGACCTGGTGAAGGACGACCTGAAGAAGAGCCGGGTGGAGGACAGCGAGGTGAAACAAGCtgaggaggtgcagcaggaggaggccgggACGCAGGCCTCCAAACCTGAAGACGCAAAGACAGACGCTGAGGAGGAGGCGAAGGAGGCAGAATCTACAATGACCGAGTTCGTTATCG ATTCAAGTCCTCCACCGCTGGCGCCTTTCGACCACCGCATCGTGACCCCCAAACCTCACCAGATAGCCACCTACTACACCATCAACAGGGACGAGGTCCTGGGAGG AGGACGTTTTGGACAGGTCCACAAGTGCATGGAGAACTCGTCTGGTCTGACGTTGGCTGCCAAGATCATCAAAGCCCGCAGCCAGAAGGAGAAG gAGGTGGTGAGGAATGAAATCCAGGTGATGAACCAGCTGAATCACGCCAACCTCATCCAGCTGTACGCCGCCTTCGAGTCTCGCCACGACATCATCCTGGTCATGGAATA CGTGGAAGGAGGAGAGCTGTTCGACCGCATCATCGACGAGAACTACAACCTGACGGAGCTGGACACGGTGCTGTTCATACGTCAGATCTGCGAGGGGCTGCAGTACATGCACAAGATGTACATCCTGCATCTCGACCTCAAG CCAGAGAACATtctgtgtgtgagcagagccACCAACAAGATCAAAATCATTGACTTTGGCCTTGCCAGGAG GTACAAACCCAGAGAGAAGCTGAGGGTCAACTTTGGAACGCCTGAGTTTTTAGCTCCAGAAGTCATAAACTACGAGTTTGTTTCATTCCCCACAGACATGTGGAGTCTGGGCGTCATCACCTACATGCT GCTCAGCGGCTTGTCTCCGTTTCTGGGGGACGACGACAACGAGACGCTGAACAACATTCTGGCCTGCCAGTGGAactttgaggaggaggagttcacGGACATCTCGGACGAGGCCAAGGACTTCATCACGCGCCTGCTGGTGAAGAGCAAGAGCTGGAGGATGAGCGCGGCGGAGTCGCTCAGGCACCCCTGGCTGTCAGACCGGAGTCTGCACTACCGGTTAAATCTGAAG AAAAACAAGTGCCACTCCACACATGCTCCCCCACCAGAGAGCTAG